The genomic stretch AAACGCGGGTCATGTGAGATGGAAGCTCATCCTTGTTCAATTCCTAACCAACCATGATCGCGTAAATGGAGAAAGCAATTTCTGCAGAGTTTAAATGCACGTACCAGCTCCCCAATCAAGACGACATTTTCTCCACGGATTATGTACAAACCCAGGGGGATATCGCAATAAAGCTCGCCTACAATAACACGCTCACACGCGCCCTCTAGGACAGCATTAGCTACAAATGAGATATCAAGATTTGTTAGAGACGGCTTAACAGTACCAGTgatgttagggtcgcggggcgcaccgggtcgatgaggtgaaaattcgggtcgcgggttgATGAGTCGACacggtcgagagacccacaaatctaggcttatttttttgtcttttaatattaaatcaaataatatattgctctaatgtttatgatatatcaaataatatatatgtagatgtaattcatgtgaatagagataaagtggaaaaatagaaattatcaaaaatatcaaaacaattcataagtcataacacaaaataaataattgaaaccattgtctgaaaatatcaaaagaaaggaatatatgaagggtggcagcAAAAGATCTTTGAACCGAATTCTAAAGTttagaaagtaggtttgaaaagtttgatgtggtgcatgcatatatatagagaattgagattgagaaagtCAGAAAAATGTGATATATTTGAGAAAATAAGAGAGAGCAGATTTTTAGGTaagttttacttttatattatgtttattttagtaaaaacaAATCAGCATCGAAGGGAAAGATTTACATAAAAAAGATTTAAGGATTTATCTTAAAACATGACTGCGCAGCATGTGTTTGGGCGACCCAGCCGACACACTCGACCCGGGCGACCCAGcggcgaccctgtatctcgatcaacccacccatgttggggcggtgatggtctcgacccaggcgacccgggcgacccgaacgacattttgacaacactgaaCAATACTCATCAAATTGTGGGCAGATTCTATGGCAAATTCACAGTCGTACCAAACTGGTCAAAGGAGCGAAGGATCCCTAATAGCTTCCGGCCGTCCCGAAGTAATACAAGAAGCTTCTCTGTGGAAAGAAAAATTTCAAGTCAAAAGGTTAGATTAATCTAAACTAGCATGacattatagtattatacaaaTACAATGTATTTTACATTAGACCGATAATATAGCTAAGGATTTCCGTACTCAAACTAGAACTAGATAACAAATCATGAATCAACGGACTATATCACAATCACAAGGACTgttatgaaaatgaaatgaatgtAAAATATAGTATATACAAACTGATCTATGATTTTCACAACTTGGTAAGTGAAAAGATTAGAAAGGCACAGCTTGACACTTGTTAGTTGTTTTTAGCTATAAAAAAACCCGTCACAGACTCACAAGTTTTTGAACCTATGACAGAGCAAAATCACAGACTTGCCTTTTCAATATCATTTTCAGTCTTagaaaatattaaatcaaacattgtaaatttgtaattgcaTATAAACATAAAAACAGAGAATTTTTGGGACAGAAACGCAGAATCACTGAATCAGAGTGTGCCTTGTCCTTAACCAGTCTAAATTGTTCGAGAATCAAACTGCTTT from Salvia splendens isolate huo1 chromosome 15, SspV2, whole genome shotgun sequence encodes the following:
- the LOC121769281 gene encoding sm-like protein LSM1B, which translates into the protein MSWDGPEDVYLSTSLASYHDKKLLVLLRDGRKLLGILRSFDQFANAVLEGACERVIVGELYCDIPLGLYIIRGENVVLIGELELNKDELPSHMTRVSSAEIKRAQKAEREASELKGLMIKRMDFLDMD